The Deltaproteobacteria bacterium genome window below encodes:
- a CDS encoding helix-turn-helix domain-containing protein has product MTKKTTTDQLSRIVSIPKPRALEATLKAQLIAAVVREAARRDLTHAELAQRSGLSRSAVTGILAGSLQRVTIDRLLRLVEAAGLEAALRIRRAA; this is encoded by the coding sequence ATGACCAAGAAGACGACGACGGATCAGCTGTCCCGCATCGTCTCCATCCCGAAGCCTCGCGCCCTCGAAGCCACCCTCAAGGCCCAGCTCATCGCAGCGGTCGTTCGAGAGGCCGCCCGCCGAGACCTTACGCACGCCGAGCTGGCGCAGCGTTCCGGTCTGTCCAGGAGTGCGGTAACCGGCATTCTCGCCGGAAGCCTCCAGCGAGTGACCATCGACCGGCTGCTACGCCTCGTCGAAGCAGCGGGCTTGGAAGCCGCCCTGCGAATTCGACGCGCCGCGTAG